Proteins from a genomic interval of Rhizobium lusitanum:
- a CDS encoding topoisomerase IV, translated as MDGGAIYRPCAFTRVRTTGGPRYLLAMCGDTEESVQNGVPAMDSEGTPGAIDLYILKPISGRTELETILSQENIQSGHNGTSGEVSIQRLGPHLFGFAIEDNDSTEGYSQTMRRIYLPLGEKLALAAPRINVSLDNSDSNACYDDKQTCEKRDFSIAPDTTSAADVYPLLVTESGRRGGKPLQANFKLAFDVSKGAYVIPEEVSAGY; from the coding sequence GTGGACGGCGGTGCGATTTACCGGCCTTGTGCTTTCACGCGCGTAAGAACCACCGGTGGTCCACGCTATCTTCTGGCGATGTGCGGCGACACGGAGGAAAGCGTCCAAAATGGTGTGCCCGCAATGGATTCCGAAGGCACACCCGGCGCAATCGATCTCTACATTCTCAAGCCAATATCCGGTAGAACGGAATTAGAAACCATCCTCAGTCAAGAGAATATTCAATCTGGTCATAACGGCACGTCCGGCGAGGTCAGTATTCAGCGTCTCGGCCCTCACTTGTTTGGCTTTGCAATAGAGGACAACGATTCCACAGAGGGCTACAGCCAAACTATGCGCCGGATCTATCTGCCACTCGGTGAAAAGCTAGCGCTTGCTGCGCCGCGGATCAACGTGAGCCTGGACAACTCAGACAGCAATGCATGCTATGACGATAAGCAGACGTGCGAGAAACGCGACTTCTCCATAGCGCCGGATACCACATCAGCGGCAGACGTCTATCCGCTATTGGTGACAGAATCGGGCCGCCGTGGCGGCAAGCCCCTGCAAGCTAACTTCAAGCTGGCGTTCGATGTCAGCAAAGGTGCCTACGTCATAC